Proteins from a genomic interval of Ensifer canadensis:
- a CDS encoding arabinose ABC transporter substrate-binding protein, which produces MRFFKAAILAGTVAVFAATSAFAADVKIGFIVKQPEEPWFQDEWKFADVAAKEKGFTLVKIGAEDGEKVQSAIDNLGAQGAQGFIICTPDVKLGPGIIAKAAANDLKMITVDDRLVNADGSPIEDVPHMGISATKIGEAVGQSIVDEIKKRGWDMKDVGAIRVSYDQLPTAVDRVEGALSVLKANGFPEANIFDAPQAKTDTEAALNASTVVLNKNAGIKKWVAVGLNDEAVLGAVRATETVGIAPDSMIGVGIGGADSAINEFKKPAATGFYGTVIISPKRHGYETALNMYEWVANGKEPEKLTLTAGQIALRDNYEAVRKDLGIE; this is translated from the coding sequence ATGCGCTTCTTCAAGGCCGCCATTTTGGCCGGCACCGTCGCCGTATTCGCCGCAACCTCGGCCTTCGCCGCCGACGTCAAGATCGGCTTCATCGTCAAGCAGCCCGAGGAACCGTGGTTCCAAGACGAATGGAAGTTCGCCGACGTCGCTGCCAAGGAAAAGGGCTTCACGCTGGTCAAGATCGGCGCGGAAGATGGCGAAAAGGTTCAGTCCGCGATCGACAATCTCGGCGCACAAGGCGCGCAGGGTTTCATCATCTGCACGCCTGACGTCAAACTCGGCCCGGGCATCATCGCCAAGGCGGCCGCCAACGATCTCAAAATGATCACGGTCGACGACCGCCTGGTCAACGCCGACGGCAGCCCGATCGAAGACGTGCCGCATATGGGCATCTCGGCCACCAAGATCGGCGAAGCCGTCGGCCAGTCGATCGTCGACGAGATCAAGAAGCGCGGCTGGGACATGAAGGACGTCGGCGCGATCCGCGTATCCTACGACCAGTTGCCGACGGCCGTCGACCGTGTCGAAGGCGCACTGTCAGTGCTGAAGGCAAACGGCTTCCCGGAAGCAAACATCTTCGACGCTCCGCAGGCCAAGACCGATACCGAAGCCGCACTCAACGCCTCAACCGTCGTTCTCAACAAGAATGCCGGCATCAAGAAGTGGGTCGCCGTCGGCCTCAATGACGAGGCGGTCCTCGGTGCCGTGCGCGCCACCGAAACCGTCGGCATTGCCCCCGACAGCATGATCGGCGTCGGCATCGGCGGTGCGGACTCGGCCATCAACGAGTTCAAGAAGCCCGCAGCAACCGGCTTCTACGGCACCGTGATCATCTCGCCGAAGCGCCACGGCTATGAGACCGCACTCAACATGTACGAGTGGGTCGCCAACGGCAAGGAGCCGGAAAAGCTGACGCTGACGGCCGGCCAGATCGCGCTGCGCGATAACTATGAAGCTGTTCGCAAGGACCTCGGCATCGAATAA
- the dgoD gene encoding galactonate dehydratase: MKITKLTTYIVPPRWLFLKVETDEGIVGWGEPVVEGRALTVEAAVHELADYLVGKDPFLIEDHWNVMYRGGFYRGGAIHMSALAGIDQALWDIKGKALGQPVHSLLGGQCRDKIKVYSWIGGDRPSDVARNAKDVVARGFKAIKLNGCEELQIVDTNEKIDKAVETIGIIRDAIGPNIGIGVDFHGRVHRPMAKVLAKELEQFKLMFIEEPVLSENREALKEIANHCSTPIALGERLYSRWDFKSVLADGYVDIIQPDLSHAGGITECRKIAAMAEAYDVALAPHCPLGPIALAACLQIDAVSYNAFIQEQSLGIHYNEANDILDYVSNKDVFHYEDGFVSIPQGPGLGVEVDEAYVIERAKEGHRWRNPIWRHEDGSVAEW; the protein is encoded by the coding sequence ATGAAGATCACCAAGCTCACCACCTATATCGTTCCCCCGCGCTGGCTGTTTCTCAAGGTGGAGACCGACGAAGGTATCGTCGGCTGGGGGGAGCCTGTCGTCGAGGGACGGGCGCTGACGGTCGAGGCTGCGGTGCACGAGCTTGCCGACTATCTCGTCGGCAAGGACCCGTTCCTGATCGAGGATCATTGGAACGTAATGTATCGCGGCGGCTTCTACCGCGGTGGCGCCATTCACATGAGCGCGCTTGCCGGCATCGACCAGGCGCTTTGGGACATCAAGGGTAAGGCGCTGGGCCAGCCGGTGCACTCGCTGCTCGGCGGGCAGTGCCGCGACAAGATCAAGGTGTATTCCTGGATCGGCGGCGACCGCCCGAGCGATGTCGCCCGCAACGCCAAGGATGTGGTGGCGCGCGGTTTCAAGGCGATCAAGCTTAACGGTTGCGAGGAACTGCAGATCGTCGACACCAACGAGAAGATTGACAAGGCGGTGGAGACGATCGGCATCATCCGCGATGCGATCGGCCCGAATATCGGCATCGGCGTCGACTTTCACGGCCGGGTGCACCGGCCGATGGCCAAGGTGCTCGCCAAGGAACTCGAGCAGTTCAAGCTGATGTTCATCGAGGAGCCGGTGCTTTCGGAAAACCGCGAGGCGCTGAAGGAAATCGCCAACCATTGCTCTACGCCGATCGCGCTCGGTGAGCGGCTCTATTCGCGCTGGGACTTCAAGTCGGTGCTTGCGGACGGCTATGTCGACATCATCCAGCCCGATCTCTCCCATGCCGGCGGCATCACCGAATGCCGCAAGATCGCCGCCATGGCCGAGGCCTATGACGTGGCGCTGGCGCCGCATTGCCCGCTCGGGCCGATCGCGCTTGCCGCCTGCCTGCAGATCGATGCCGTCAGCTACAACGCCTTCATCCAGGAGCAGAGCCTCGGCATTCATTACAACGAGGCCAACGATATTCTCGACTATGTCTCGAACAAGGACGTCTTCCACTATGAGGACGGTTTTGTCTCGATCCCGCAGGGTCCGGGCCTCGGCGTCGAGGTCGACGAGGCCTATGTCATCGAGCGCGCCAAGGAGGGCCATCGCTGGCGCAATCCGATCTGGCGCCATGAGGACGGCAGCGTCGCCGAGTGGTGA
- a CDS encoding FadR/GntR family transcriptional regulator, with amino-acid sequence MEGQEPQGAAEMQVQRRPRVQKNVTRTIASDICADIFPVGSYLPRENDLCERYGVSRTVIRESLKILESKGMVRGRSRVGTVVCGKDEWNILDAQVLEWIGERIFEFDLLNCILEARRAIEPVAAEFAAERATVQEIADLERAWQAMRDGESDIAGFTDADVAFHTCLLRASHNQVFLQLVGIIQAALKFSLHASNEAAERRDEAIDVHRELVEALRMRDKSAARDCSIRMLDLAARDLATAVKQHSPAKPTL; translated from the coding sequence ATGGAAGGTCAGGAGCCGCAGGGCGCAGCGGAGATGCAGGTGCAGCGCCGGCCGCGCGTCCAGAAGAACGTGACGCGCACCATCGCTTCCGACATCTGCGCCGATATCTTTCCTGTCGGCTCCTATCTGCCGCGCGAAAACGATCTGTGCGAGCGTTATGGCGTCAGCCGGACCGTTATCCGGGAATCGCTGAAGATCCTCGAATCAAAGGGCATGGTGCGTGGCCGTTCGCGGGTCGGCACCGTCGTTTGCGGCAAGGACGAGTGGAACATTCTCGATGCCCAGGTGCTCGAATGGATCGGCGAACGCATCTTCGAATTCGACCTGTTGAATTGCATCCTGGAAGCGCGCCGGGCGATCGAGCCGGTTGCCGCCGAATTCGCCGCCGAGCGTGCGACGGTCCAGGAAATCGCCGATCTCGAGCGAGCCTGGCAGGCGATGCGTGACGGCGAGAGCGATATTGCCGGCTTCACCGACGCTGACGTGGCGTTCCACACCTGCCTGCTCAGGGCCAGCCATAATCAGGTCTTCCTGCAGCTTGTGGGCATCATCCAGGCGGCGCTCAAGTTTTCGCTGCATGCATCGAACGAAGCCGCCGAGCGGCGCGACGAAGCGATCGACGTCCATCGCGAACTGGTCGAAGCGCTGCGCATGCGCGACAAGTCAGCGGCGCGCGACTGCTCGATCCGCATGCTCGATCTTGCCGCGCGCGATCTGGCAACCGCAGTCAAGCAACACAGCCCTGCGAAACCCACCCTCTGA
- a CDS encoding glutathione S-transferase family protein yields the protein MLTLYHAPRSRSSRIITLLRELDALDKVNIVVVDITRGDGSGAKDPKNPHPEGKVPLLVHDGVVIWESIAIIQYLTDLFPAKKLAPLPGDAKRGRYLSWLAWYAGVVEPVLIVEAAGLSHPYLQFTFRSSVEMARQLETALTASPYLMGEQFSAADLLLYSPFAWFPEATPDVPAVKAWIERCAARPAVQWAADFDASSLAAA from the coding sequence ATGTTGACGCTCTATCACGCCCCGCGCTCCCGCTCTTCGCGCATCATCACTTTGCTTCGCGAACTGGATGCGCTCGACAAGGTCAACATCGTCGTCGTCGACATCACCCGCGGCGACGGCAGCGGGGCCAAGGACCCGAAAAATCCGCACCCGGAGGGCAAGGTGCCGCTGCTGGTGCATGATGGCGTCGTCATCTGGGAAAGCATCGCCATCATTCAGTACCTGACCGATCTTTTCCCCGCCAAGAAACTGGCGCCGCTTCCCGGCGATGCCAAGCGCGGCCGTTATCTGAGCTGGCTTGCCTGGTACGCGGGCGTGGTCGAGCCGGTGCTGATCGTCGAGGCGGCGGGGCTCTCGCATCCCTATCTGCAGTTCACGTTCCGCAGTTCCGTCGAGATGGCGCGTCAGCTCGAGACGGCGCTCACTGCAAGCCCCTATCTGATGGGCGAGCAGTTCTCGGCTGCCGACTTGCTGCTCTATTCGCCGTTTGCATGGTTCCCGGAAGCAACGCCGGATGTGCCCGCCGTCAAAGCCTGGATCGAGCGCTGTGCGGCGCGGCCGGCCGTGCAATGGGCCGCAGATTTCGACGCGTCGTCGCTCGCGGCGGCATAG
- a CDS encoding aldose 1-epimerase, with protein sequence MSSDVLPLSNGELLIELSRFGGSILSGSYCGVPIFRSTPTGGLASQHHGQEASFPLVPFGNRLEGNSFTFSGNRFVLVRNASDPCYLHGDGWLAAWQVVSHSETEACLRYVHEAVAPNPYAYEAVQRFTVEDDRLTVTLSVTNRSGFALPIGLGHHPFFPKTAGTRLIAKAERFWTEREGHLPDRPGPIPHTLEFERGNLLPRRWLNNAYEGWDGKAVIEWPEHDLYLEIDPQPVFGHFMLYSPADADFFCFEPMTHLPNGHHLAGLGGLTIVEHGQSLTGRLTLSPRPISSLKDLE encoded by the coding sequence ATGTCCTCGGACGTCCTGCCGCTTAGCAATGGAGAGCTTTTGATCGAATTGAGCCGCTTCGGCGGCTCGATCCTGTCCGGTTCCTATTGCGGCGTGCCGATCTTCCGATCCACGCCAACCGGCGGGCTTGCCTCGCAGCACCACGGTCAGGAGGCGAGCTTTCCGCTCGTTCCCTTCGGCAACCGGTTGGAGGGGAACAGCTTCACCTTCTCAGGCAATCGCTTCGTCCTAGTTCGCAACGCCAGCGACCCCTGTTATCTGCATGGCGACGGTTGGCTGGCGGCATGGCAGGTCGTCTCGCACAGCGAAACCGAAGCATGCCTGCGCTATGTGCACGAGGCTGTTGCCCCCAATCCCTATGCCTATGAAGCCGTTCAGCGTTTCACTGTTGAAGATGACCGCCTGACCGTCACGCTTTCCGTCACCAACAGGTCGGGCTTCGCTCTGCCCATCGGCCTCGGCCACCATCCCTTCTTCCCAAAAACCGCCGGCACACGGCTGATCGCGAAGGCCGAACGGTTCTGGACGGAAAGAGAAGGTCACTTGCCCGACCGACCCGGGCCGATACCGCACACTCTTGAGTTCGAGCGGGGCAATCTCTTGCCACGCCGATGGCTGAACAACGCCTATGAGGGATGGGACGGCAAGGCCGTGATCGAGTGGCCGGAACACGACCTCTACCTTGAAATCGACCCTCAGCCAGTCTTCGGTCATTTCATGCTCTATTCGCCTGCAGACGCAGACTTCTTTTGCTTCGAACCGATGACGCACCTGCCGAACGGCCATCACCTTGCCGGTCTCGGCGGTCTGACAATCGTCGAACACGGGCAAAGCTTGACCGGTAGGCTGACGCTCTCCCCGCGCCCGATCTCATCCCTAAAGGACCTTGAATAG
- the araG gene encoding L-arabinose ABC transporter ATP-binding protein AraG, with the protein MQDFLEFRSISKGYPGVQALSNVSFSVKKGAVHGLMGENGAGKSTLIRVLSGDQSADTGEILIDGEPQHYRSVRDAFHAGVIVIHQELQLVPELTVAENLWLGRFPGKAGVIDRQQLTGVVSKKLAEIGIDVDPAIKVASLSIGERQMVEIAKAVMLDARVIALDEPTSSLSSRESEILFTLIDRLRANGTVILYVSHRLDEIFRLCDSLTVLRDGKLAAHHPEISKVTRDQIISEMVGREIANIWGWRERSLGEERLRVESISGAKLRQPLSFSVRRGEILGFFGLIGAGRSEMARLVYGADARNGGSVSVDGVTIQADSPPHSIRSGIVLCPEDRKFDGIVQGRSIEENMTISSRRHFSPFGLINPAKEGALADKFIAKLRVRTPSRRQDIINLSGGNQQKVILGRWLSEEGVKVLVIDEPTRGIDVGAKSEIYEILYELAAEGMAIVVISSELPEVMGIADRIMIMCEGRVAADIPRAEFDERRILAAALPDVQNLNTLPHAQVR; encoded by the coding sequence ATGCAAGACTTCCTCGAATTCCGATCCATCTCCAAGGGCTACCCTGGCGTTCAAGCGCTGTCGAACGTCTCTTTCTCTGTGAAAAAGGGCGCAGTTCACGGCCTGATGGGCGAAAACGGCGCCGGCAAGTCGACGCTCATCCGCGTTCTCTCCGGCGACCAGTCCGCCGACACCGGCGAAATCCTGATCGACGGCGAGCCTCAGCACTACCGCTCGGTGCGCGACGCCTTTCATGCAGGCGTCATCGTCATCCACCAAGAATTGCAGCTCGTCCCGGAACTGACGGTCGCCGAAAACCTCTGGCTCGGGCGCTTTCCGGGCAAGGCTGGCGTCATCGATCGCCAGCAGCTGACCGGGGTCGTTTCAAAGAAGCTTGCCGAGATCGGCATCGATGTCGATCCGGCCATCAAGGTCGCCTCGCTTTCGATCGGCGAGCGGCAGATGGTCGAAATCGCCAAGGCGGTGATGCTCGACGCGCGAGTCATCGCGCTTGATGAGCCGACCTCGTCGCTGTCCTCGCGAGAAAGCGAGATCCTCTTTACCCTCATCGATCGCCTGCGCGCCAACGGCACGGTCATTCTCTACGTTTCCCACCGCCTCGATGAGATCTTCCGCCTCTGCGACAGCCTGACGGTGCTGCGCGACGGGAAACTCGCCGCCCATCATCCCGAAATCTCGAAGGTGACGCGCGACCAGATCATCTCGGAAATGGTCGGCCGCGAGATCGCCAATATCTGGGGCTGGCGCGAGCGCAGCCTCGGTGAAGAGCGGCTGCGCGTCGAGAGCATTTCGGGAGCGAAACTTCGCCAACCCTTGAGCTTCTCCGTCAGGCGAGGCGAGATCCTCGGCTTCTTCGGCCTGATCGGCGCCGGCCGCAGCGAAATGGCCCGCCTCGTCTATGGCGCCGATGCCCGCAACGGCGGTTCGGTGTCGGTTGATGGCGTCACGATCCAGGCTGACAGCCCACCCCATTCCATCCGGTCGGGCATCGTGCTCTGCCCGGAAGACCGCAAGTTCGATGGCATCGTCCAGGGACGATCGATCGAAGAGAACATGACGATCTCCTCACGTCGCCATTTCTCGCCCTTCGGCCTTATCAACCCTGCGAAAGAAGGCGCGCTTGCCGACAAGTTCATCGCCAAGCTTCGCGTGCGTACACCGTCGCGCCGCCAGGACATCATCAATCTGTCGGGCGGCAATCAGCAAAAGGTCATCCTCGGCCGCTGGCTGTCCGAAGAGGGCGTCAAGGTGCTTGTTATCGACGAGCCGACACGCGGCATCGATGTCGGTGCAAAGTCGGAAATCTACGAAATTCTCTACGAGCTCGCCGCCGAGGGCATGGCGATCGTGGTGATCTCCAGCGAACTGCCTGAGGTCATGGGCATCGCCGACCGCATCATGATCATGTGCGAGGGCCGCGTCGCCGCCGACATTCCCAGAGCCGAGTTCGACGAGCGGCGCATTCTCGCCGCCGCCCTGCCGGACGTTCAAAACTTAAACACTCTTCCTCACGCACAGGTACGGTGA
- a CDS encoding SDR family oxidoreductase has protein sequence MSKRLAGKRIVITGAAQGIGLAMAEAFLKEGASLFLIDRDGPLLEKETARLAAEGGTLASTTADITDADAIAEAIRQAEKTIGRPNALVNNAGINVFSEPLATTDADWQRCFDVNLKGAWNCSRAVLPGMIEAGGGVILNIASTHAFTIIPHTFPYPVAKHALLGMTKSLGIEYASRGIRVNALAPGYVLTQKAVEYWNSFPDPVAAEAETMKLHPGGRIATADEIARAALFLVSDECTFINATCLTVDGGLSVLHHP, from the coding sequence ATGAGCAAGCGGCTCGCTGGAAAACGCATTGTCATTACAGGGGCAGCCCAGGGCATTGGCCTTGCCATGGCCGAAGCGTTCCTGAAGGAAGGCGCCAGCCTCTTTCTGATCGATCGCGACGGGCCGCTGCTCGAAAAGGAGACGGCCCGGCTTGCGGCGGAAGGCGGCACGCTTGCCTCGACGACGGCAGATATCACCGATGCCGATGCGATTGCCGAGGCCATCCGCCAGGCCGAAAAGACGATCGGCAGGCCGAATGCGCTGGTCAACAATGCCGGCATCAATGTCTTTTCTGAGCCGCTAGCAACGACCGATGCCGACTGGCAGCGCTGCTTTGATGTCAATCTCAAGGGCGCCTGGAACTGTAGCCGCGCCGTTCTGCCCGGTATGATCGAGGCGGGCGGTGGGGTCATTCTCAACATCGCCTCGACACATGCCTTCACGATCATACCGCATACGTTTCCCTATCCCGTGGCGAAACATGCGCTTCTCGGCATGACCAAGTCGCTCGGCATCGAATATGCCTCCAGAGGCATCCGGGTGAATGCCCTTGCGCCTGGATACGTGCTGACCCAGAAGGCGGTCGAATACTGGAACAGCTTCCCGGACCCGGTCGCCGCCGAGGCGGAAACGATGAAGCTGCACCCCGGCGGCCGCATCGCCACGGCGGATGAAATCGCTCGCGCCGCACTCTTCCTGGTGTCGGACGAGTGCACCTTCATCAACGCCACCTGCCTGACCGTCGACGGTGGACTGAGCGTTTTGCATCATCCTTAA
- a CDS encoding TetR/AcrR family transcriptional regulator, with translation MAKRESARDRILTAAEAIVVGKGVSSLTFDEVAEQTGLSKGGILYHFASKDALVRAMVERFVYRFETGLAGIEHEDEDPHGRYTRAYVGATLGEAASTGEQYDRLGASITAALSNFPDLLEIVRQQNIRCQAAVEEDGLDPVDATIIRLAVEGLWMAEVFNVMHLDPEMKRKVTARLIERTRASSNRK, from the coding sequence ATGGCAAAACGTGAAAGCGCACGGGACCGTATTTTGACTGCCGCCGAGGCGATCGTCGTGGGCAAGGGCGTTTCCTCGCTCACCTTCGACGAGGTCGCGGAGCAGACGGGCCTGAGCAAGGGGGGCATCCTCTATCATTTCGCCAGCAAGGACGCCCTTGTGCGCGCCATGGTCGAACGGTTCGTCTACCGCTTCGAGACCGGTCTTGCCGGCATCGAGCATGAGGACGAGGATCCGCACGGCCGCTACACACGAGCCTATGTCGGCGCGACGCTTGGGGAAGCCGCAAGTACCGGCGAGCAATACGACCGCCTCGGCGCCAGCATCACGGCGGCGCTCTCCAACTTTCCCGACCTGCTTGAAATCGTGCGCCAGCAGAACATTCGTTGCCAGGCGGCGGTCGAAGAAGACGGTCTGGATCCGGTCGACGCCACGATCATCCGCCTTGCCGTCGAGGGCCTGTGGATGGCGGAGGTTTTCAACGTCATGCATCTCGACCCGGAAATGAAGCGCAAGGTCACCGCCCGCCTGATCGAACGGACGCGCGCGTCCTCAAACCGAAAATAG
- a CDS encoding helix-turn-helix transcriptional regulator, whose protein sequence is MARSDRLFRLLQALRSLPPPVTAARLAEETGVSPRSLYRDIDSLRAAGAVIDGERGFGYRLTEDIALPPQTFTRLEIEALVLGLGEVRHMGEPELAKAAEAVLSKITATLPDRLQQQTIHAVSQVHRFERRSTSDIDVGLLREACWQERAIVIDYVDAGGQHSERRVLPLGIVYLEHVLVLLGWCCLREDFRKFRIDRIAEIRPTDESFRPRRVPMLREFIARMNAGATDTAPAHRKG, encoded by the coding sequence ATGGCGCGCAGCGATCGTTTGTTTCGTCTTCTCCAGGCCCTTCGCAGCCTGCCACCGCCGGTGACGGCGGCCAGGCTCGCCGAGGAAACCGGCGTGTCGCCACGCTCGCTCTACCGCGACATCGACAGCCTGCGCGCCGCCGGCGCCGTCATAGACGGCGAGCGCGGTTTTGGTTATCGCCTCACCGAAGATATCGCCCTCCCGCCCCAGACGTTCACGCGCCTTGAAATCGAAGCCCTGGTGCTGGGGCTGGGCGAAGTTCGCCACATGGGTGAACCGGAATTGGCGAAGGCGGCCGAGGCAGTGCTTTCGAAGATTACCGCCACCCTGCCCGATCGCTTACAGCAGCAGACGATCCATGCCGTCTCGCAGGTCCACCGTTTCGAAAGAAGATCCACTTCCGACATCGACGTCGGGCTGCTTCGCGAAGCCTGCTGGCAGGAACGGGCAATCGTCATCGACTATGTCGACGCCGGGGGCCAGCATAGCGAAAGACGCGTCCTGCCGCTCGGCATCGTCTATCTCGAACATGTGCTTGTTCTGCTCGGCTGGTGCTGCCTGCGTGAGGACTTCCGCAAGTTTCGTATCGATCGCATCGCCGAGATAAGGCCGACGGACGAAAGTTTCCGGCCGCGGCGCGTGCCGATGCTGCGCGAGTTCATTGCCCGCATGAATGCCGGCGCAACGGACACGGCGCCGGCCCACCGCAAAGGGTAA
- a CDS encoding cupin domain-containing protein: MGYKPSPRPVFDRASHIPYAGVTRHLWGEENAGLVDDWIYASTDSIHQIVFGMQPGGCFKHTDAFRTIFGADEVLYVLSGTLGLANPETGEFCIAQKGEALFFRKDTWHHGFNLGNDQVRVLEFFAPPPAKGTSGPYARTKPYLELAQSRYSQSEFIGRWPMEAKAQRDARTIHPMRDADLLWSLDQATQGAFTGLYCATDQLTVGKTTLLAGKRTGVERHKGDECLYVVSGTLNIHVPDAEGQAWFELNPRDGFYIPAGTDHQYYNMSGEQVEFVFGVAPDF; encoded by the coding sequence ATGGGCTACAAGCCTTCACCGCGTCCAGTCTTCGACCGCGCCAGCCACATTCCCTATGCTGGCGTCACCCGGCATCTCTGGGGAGAGGAGAATGCCGGCCTCGTCGACGACTGGATCTACGCCTCCACCGACAGCATCCACCAGATCGTCTTCGGCATGCAGCCCGGCGGCTGCTTCAAGCATACCGACGCTTTCAGGACGATCTTCGGTGCCGATGAAGTGCTCTATGTCTTGAGCGGCACGCTCGGCCTTGCCAATCCCGAAACAGGGGAGTTCTGCATCGCGCAAAAGGGCGAGGCGCTGTTCTTCCGCAAGGATACCTGGCACCATGGCTTCAACCTCGGCAATGACCAGGTACGGGTGCTGGAGTTCTTTGCGCCGCCGCCGGCAAAGGGCACGTCCGGTCCCTATGCCCGCACCAAGCCTTATCTCGAGCTTGCGCAGTCGCGTTACAGCCAGAGCGAGTTCATCGGTCGCTGGCCGATGGAAGCAAAAGCCCAACGCGACGCACGCACGATCCATCCGATGCGCGATGCCGATCTGCTGTGGAGCCTGGACCAGGCGACGCAAGGCGCCTTTACCGGCCTCTATTGCGCCACCGACCAGTTGACGGTCGGCAAGACAACGCTGCTGGCCGGCAAGCGCACGGGCGTCGAGCGCCACAAGGGCGATGAATGCCTCTACGTCGTTTCCGGAACGCTCAACATTCACGTGCCCGACGCGGAAGGCCAGGCCTGGTTCGAGCTCAATCCGCGCGACGGGTTCTATATTCCGGCCGGTACCGATCACCAATATTACAACATGTCGGGCGAGCAGGTGGAGTTCGTCTTCGGCGTAGCGCCGGACTTCTGA
- the araH gene encoding L-arabinose ABC transporter permease AraH — translation MTSLKKLLLGEQGLVVIFALAFLVVSLTVPNFLTERNMLGLLQSVVTIGIVACTMMFCLASRDFDLSVGSTVAFSGMVAVMASNATGSILLGLVAALVCGGLVGTVNGVVIARFRINALITTLATMQIVRGLALIASDGRAVGINDPSFYQLALSRFLGVPTPIWVMGLFFVAFGFLLNRTVFGKNTLAIGGNPEASRLAGVDVARMRIWIFALQGLVCAVAGVLLASRITSGQPNAATGLELSVISACVLGGVSLAGGRAAMTGVIVGVLIMGIAENVMNLLNIQAFYQYVVRGFILLLAVLLDNLRSSAVGRRV, via the coding sequence ATGACCTCCTTGAAAAAACTCCTTCTCGGCGAACAGGGCCTCGTCGTCATCTTCGCGCTTGCATTTCTCGTCGTCTCGCTGACGGTCCCGAACTTCCTGACCGAGCGAAACATGCTCGGCCTGCTGCAGTCGGTTGTCACCATCGGCATCGTCGCCTGCACCATGATGTTCTGCCTTGCCTCGCGCGACTTCGACCTTTCGGTGGGCTCGACCGTTGCCTTCTCCGGCATGGTCGCGGTCATGGCCTCAAATGCGACCGGCTCGATCCTGCTCGGCCTGGTCGCGGCCCTGGTGTGCGGCGGTCTCGTCGGAACGGTCAACGGCGTCGTCATCGCCCGTTTCCGCATCAACGCGCTGATCACGACGCTTGCCACCATGCAGATCGTGCGTGGCCTGGCGCTCATCGCATCGGACGGCCGCGCCGTCGGCATCAACGATCCAAGCTTCTACCAGCTGGCCCTTTCGCGCTTCCTCGGCGTTCCGACGCCGATCTGGGTCATGGGCCTGTTCTTCGTTGCCTTCGGCTTTTTGCTGAACCGCACCGTCTTCGGCAAGAACACTCTGGCAATCGGCGGCAATCCCGAAGCGTCGCGCCTTGCCGGCGTCGACGTCGCGCGCATGCGCATCTGGATCTTCGCGCTGCAGGGTCTCGTCTGCGCCGTCGCCGGCGTGTTGCTGGCGTCGCGCATTACCTCGGGCCAGCCGAATGCGGCGACCGGCCTCGAACTTTCGGTTATCTCCGCCTGCGTACTCGGCGGCGTCTCGCTTGCCGGCGGACGGGCGGCGATGACCGGCGTCATCGTCGGCGTGCTGATCATGGGCATTGCGGAAAACGTCATGAACCTGCTCAACATCCAGGCCTTCTACCAGTATGTCGTGCGCGGCTTCATCCTGCTGCTGGCCGTTCTGCTCGACAACCTGCGCTCGTCCGCCGTTGGCCGACGCGTTTAG